A stretch of Mus musculus strain C57BL/6J chromosome 19, GRCm38.p6 C57BL/6J DNA encodes these proteins:
- the Catsperz gene encoding cation channel sperm-associated protein subunit zeta, protein MEESVKPVPKHANHRRSSVRSSLYGDVRDLWSTATMSTANVSVSDVCEDFDEEGKSVRNRIRKYSQTISIRDSLNLEPEEIQQQARRELELCHGRSLEHGEDHEESETSLASSTSESLIFSLWKPHRTYWTEQQNRLPLPLMELMETEVLDILKKALITYRSTIGRNHFMTKELQGYIEGIRKRRNKRLYFLDQ, encoded by the exons ATGGAGGAAAGCGTCAAA CCGGTGCCCAAACACGCAAACCATCGCCGCAGCTCGGTCAGATCCAGCCTGTACGGAGATGTTCGTGACCTATGGAGCACGGCCACGATGTCCACAGCGAATGTGTCGGTATCCGACGTCTGCGAGGACTTCGACGAAGAGGGCAAATCTGTAAGAAACAGGATTCGCAAGTACAGCCAGACCATTTCTATTAGGGACAGCCTCAACCTCGAGCCAGAGGAGATCCAGCAGCAAGCACGTCGAGAGCTTGAACTGTGCCATGGCAGGTCCTTGGAGCATGGGGAGGACCACGAAGAATCTGAGACCTCCTTAG CATCGTCTACTTCAGAATCACTAATATTCAGCCTATGGAAGCCACATCGAACCTACTGGACAGAGCAGCAGAACAGG ctgcctctgcctctgatggAGCTCATGGAGACTGAAGTTCTGGATATTCTCAAAAAAGCCCTCATCA CATATAGGTCCACGATTGGCAGGAACCACTTCATGACTAAAGAGCTGCAGGGATACATCGAAGGGATCAGGAAGCGCAGGAACAAGAGGCTGTACTTTTTGGATCAGTGA